The genomic DNA GGTCCTGTATCATTTATCGGGGTTCAGTATGAGCAATTACTTGTAAAAAGACTGACATTTCTCCGGGGAGATTATTCCTATCGACTCCGGAAAAACCTGCTCCTGAAGTTAATCGGGAATTACGCCTTCGATTACCAGCATCTTGCCCATGGCTCTCAAACCAAAACATCGGCACTTGGGTTTGGATTCGCGCTCCAATACAACTCATTTCTCGGGCCGGCCGTTTTAACAATAGCGAATGGTCCTGAGAGCGTCTCAAGAGACACAGGAAGACAATCTGTCGCCTATATTACCGTAGGGTACCGGTTCTAATTCTCAGGGAAAACCTGGTGTTTTCCACGAGAAGGTGAGACCTGTTCAGCTCCCGTTACTATTCCAGTTTTGATTTAAACTGTTTCCGGAATTTCGACATTTTAGGCGCAATAACAACCTGGCAATATCCGGCATTCGGATTTTTCTCGTAATACTCCTGGTGATAATCTTCCGCACGATAAAATGCCTCAAATTCCTCGACTTCCGTCACAACGGGATCGTTCCAGATGCCCTCCGACTCGATTTCCTCAATAATCGATTCCGCCGTCGCTTTCTGCTTTTCGGTATGGTATAGTATAATCGAGCGATATTGTGTTCCCACGTCAGCACCCTGACGGTTTTTCGTGGTCGGGTTGTGAATATTGAAAAAGATCTCTAATAGTTCCCGGTACGAAATTTCCGAGGGATCATACGGAATATTCACAACCTCGGCGTGGCCGGTATTTCCAGTGCAGACTTGCTGGTAGGTTGGCTCTTCAACGGAACCGCCGGCATAGCCAACAACGACATCTCCAACACCTTCCAATTCCTGGAAAACCGGTTCCAGACACCAAAAACATCCCCCGCCCAGTGTTGCAACTGCTTCCGAATTTGACTCAGTATTCATATCTTGCCCCATCGTATTAAAGGTCAACAATAAAATCCCAATAAAGAGAATAACACTTCTATTTTTCATGGTTCCCCCTGGTCAATTAGTCAGGAGTATTTAATCCGTATCCTCAGGGAAATGTTCCAACTTCGGGCTTTCCGATGGAGAGCCCTCCTCACGCAGGGTCAGAAATATATCCAGAACTTTACAAGAATCCAACGACGCTCTAATTTATCTATATGATTGACGGTGTTCGAAAATTCATCCTTTCCGGAATCGCCCTTGTAGCCGCCGGATTCCTGATTCTCGGAATCTGGACTGCGTGGTTGCATCTGGCGGATCCCATGACGCAACTTCACCGCGAATATGGAGACGTTTCGGCGGTTACCGACTCGATGTACACTGTACAATTCCCTTCAGAAAATAGAATTTACCGGGATATTACCTTAGAATCGTCAGGCATGCCCATCCGGATTACAGTCAGTTCACCGGAGACTTCTTCTGGTCGTCTACCAGTATTAATTATTCTGGGAGGACTTGAGATTGGCCGGGCAA from Candidatus Neomarinimicrobiota bacterium includes the following:
- the msrA gene encoding peptide-methionine (S)-S-oxide reductase MsrA, with product MNTESNSEAVATLGGGCFWCLEPVFQELEGVGDVVVGYAGGSVEEPTYQQVCTGNTGHAEVVNIPYDPSEISYRELLEIFFNIHNPTTKNRQGADVGTQYRSIILYHTEKQKATAESIIEEIESEGIWNDPVVTEVEEFEAFYRAEDYHQEYYEKNPNAGYCQVVIAPKMSKFRKQFKSKLE